In a single window of the Metopolophium dirhodum isolate CAU chromosome 2, ASM1992520v1, whole genome shotgun sequence genome:
- the LOC132938276 gene encoding peroxidasin homolog has translation MTRPMHQDAAAAAFLRRTMALLLLLLVFSSLSSFPSVNAECPDKCTCIGTNVRCSFQQLDRIPDRISPATTELNLSYNKIRDIEPKSLTHLTELKTLMLSYNNISDVKNGAFANLSKLRRLLLYKNNIENIETRVFNDLTSLESLFLHHNKIHKLDFEMFKGLTKLNILFLHTNMIRKIPPGIFDSLTSLGRLRLDNNPLTCDCDILWFVNVLNTTDFSMVSPTCNFPDEINKKYLMEITEDDFHCSSPDVTVVPENKTVSVGEQLQLSCKAVGDPEPFITWAKDDKDLELDQRVQVFQNNTLIISKVERTDGGQYKCVASNSLGRKSFEAMVNVNDLAENGCNTMFGVIPCFFFIIIILANCVLYNDIL, from the exons ATGACTCGGCCGATGCATCAAGACGCTGCCGCCGCCGCTTTTTTACGGAGGACTATGGCGCTGCTACTTTTGCTGTTGGTGTTCTCATCCTTGTCGTCGTTTCCATCGGTCAACGCCGAGTGCCCGGACAAATGCACGTGCATCGGTACGAATGTCCGCTGCTCTTTCCAGCAGCTGGACCGGATACCCGACCGCATATCTCCGGCTACCACCGAGCT GAACTtgagttataataaaatcaggGATATCGAACCGAAATCATTAACTCATCTGACAGAGTTAAAGACTTT AATGTTGagctacaataatataagtgatGTGAAAAATGGTGCATTTGCAAACCTTTCGAAGCTTCGGagatt attattgtataaaaacaatatcgaAAACATCGAGACTAGGGTTTTTAATGACTTAACGAGTTTGGAATCCTTATTCTTGCATCACAACAAAATTCATAAGCTCGATTTCGAAATGTTTAAGGGACTTACAAAACTGAATATACT gtttttaCACACCAATATGATAAGAAAAATTCCACCTGGAATATTTGATTCATTAACGTCGTTGGGTCGTTT ACGGCTTGACAACAACCCGTTGACGTGCGATTGCGATATTCTGTGGTTTGTAAACGTGCTGAATACAACTGACTTCTCGATGGTGTCCCCGACGTGTAATTTTCCCGacgaaataaacaaaaaatatctgatGGAAATAACCGAAGACGATTTTCATTGCT CGTCTCCGGATGTAACCGTGGTACCAGAGAACAAGACGGTGTCGGTCGGTGAACAGTTACAACTCTCGTGCAAAGCTGTAGGAGACCCGGAACCTTTTATAACGTGGGCCAAAGACGACAAGGATCTAGAACTTGACCAAAGAGTTCAG GTATTTCAAAACAATACATTGATTATATCTAAAGTGGAAAGAACAGACGGCGGTCAATATAAGTGCGTGGCGTCCAATTCTCTTGGACGAAAATCTTTCGAGGCGATGGTTAACGTAAACG atttggCGGAAAATGGCTGTAACACCATGTTTGGAGTAAtaccatgttttttttttattattattatattagcgaATTGCGTATTGTATAATGACAtattgtga